The following proteins are encoded in a genomic region of Solea senegalensis isolate Sse05_10M linkage group LG5, IFAPA_SoseM_1, whole genome shotgun sequence:
- the ep400 gene encoding E1A-binding protein p400 isoform X2 — protein MHHGSGSHNMQRHLQRSKSVSGSEAEEQQQQQPNMAATQQQATVNHPQSPVTTFSSSASPSAPQSPNYQIIMSRSPVTGQNVNITLQNVGQMVTGNQQITLTPLPIQNPASPGFQHTTPQWRFEHAPSSYIQVTSPVPQPMQPQSPTQHSPVPLQGVTRAGAPTATLGVCGQSPTRFVEAGMLVRQISLSSPSASGHFVYQEGTGLTQIAPATPGQVQLASAGAPGSVRERRLSQPHSQTGGTIHHLGPQSPVATGATLPTLGSPGHITTSNLPPQISSIIQGQLARPMIFEKTQQGVVGGVGTTTTATFTIPSSNPPSSPSLTSPSQGMSSNPLALTSIAVGTVKKHAPRKLEEISPSTPEIAQLRKQCLEHHNKKMESLKEVFKEYLIELFFLQHLQGNMMDYLAFKKKPCVPLYTYLRQNDLDIEDEEEEEEQSEVINDEVKVVTGKDGQAVTPVAIATQLPPNVSAAFSVQQQFQGHQGAPGTITNPGDMDAFKRQQAMVQAGGMPPTPPVVQIAGQKQTQPQYDPSKGPPVQNAASLHTPPPQLPSRLPQVGLPMAGLPMTLSQQAQLVENTTQACGQLQPQVKIQASGPVLATVNPHAQLQAQLQQQMQPGLHLQLQPQQQQPQAILQTGQATVALARPGAESNQPVQRIMTNSISMTSIPPAPLSTTNCVTTPHTATPLRPLASNINPSTQSKLTGTNGITTVKTSGFPPLQSSQEGSQEKQVEQAKLESQVHQRISELRKEGQWSASRLPKLVEASRPKSHWDYLLEEMQWMAADFAQERRWKEAAAKKLVRTCARHHQEQKKNEERSKKEREIHLRHIASTIAREVEFFWSNIEQVVEIKLQFEIYEKRLKALSLQKALAKVPSQSTATIKEEVVTSNRKRKSSLSLFGVDGCDEESTIEEQEAMEGETDHKSELVDLARNAEMPLDALMKQYAGAYVDGFQWPQPSHHSDDDGMQETEAVESPLRSPPEAVRIDSLLSVDQYRGVDKASSCDTSGKPARDIAEVAAATELILPKGSFRTTSSSRSSAPFLLHGALREYQQIGVDWLVNLHKKHLNGILADETGLGKTVQTVAYMAHLAGQEGIWGPHLVVVRTCKLLNWEVEFKRWCPGLKILLYLGNKRERRSKRMWWGEANSFHVCVTSYKLLMKDQSHFLKRRWKHLVLDEVQLIKNMTEKHWETVFALRSEQRILLINTPLQNTLKELWTMIHFLLPGITRPYADFPVKAGTDQNQDYCHKLVIRLHRVIQPFILRRSKRDVEKQLPKKYEHILKCRLSNRQKYLYEDILTQPGAQEALKTGHFVSVLQVLMQLQRVCNHPQLVAPRESSSSYFCSALQYNVPSLVLGALQKNATETANMSIFNLINNENTLTRYQTEEVVPKLKVTQQLIEEIYTGPDPPARPKQCPIKPMRLFQPVQYGTKPEGRTAAIPSVTNSSVTTSTSVSTTSQSAQSRGKSPVTNATTTTTSHAVGTASQRAQTTPPVSSSSSNTAASSVASSGNSGVGQHVLGAAPVALGQTLAGTVVGSMAPISQPGLAQVPRPALAPSHAIQPSLLSQRLVLTSQAQARLPSGDVVKIAQLANITGSQNRISQPETPVTLQFQGNKFTLSPSQLRQLTTGQPLQLQGTLGNILQIVSAPGQQIIRPQGSMVMQTIPQAIPASNASSSPGAPHAAMTTAQQALGGTTNANSAPNKVTTAAHAGSHVSSEEKTQQLKERLSRLFEANERRCSRRVLYGSDLLQACTLSSEPGHHSLMSGGWRWVGRESCLRAQRTCVATTSTLQSTLLSVEDRLEAANSLIKRLVCVVPPAVAQPPHLYAANPPVSYSLGQKSLQRRLQAASAPHSADIHHLTPQRLFHFPDLQLMQMDSGKLEALAILLQKLRSESRRVLILTQMVKMLDILEAFLDYRQLTYVRLDESFTPNERQENMKKFNKNRQVFCSILTNRCCSAVGTVFDADTIIFYDTDLNPSMDARTQEWCDKIGRSKDIHIYRLESGNSIEEKLLKNGTKDLIREVAAQGMDYTLAFLTQRTIQDLFEVEAGSGEKVEEFVVLHQEPSASEAISPRVARPYIQALHSINLDALPEDKEQQQQKEEETLAGKELAEDSQETESQTKEEPAQIEELNAVMEQLTPIERYALHYLEYLHISDDETALKERLECSKKGWELQQLQKLREEEEERQLMEGDDLFTYTREDAYNMEYVFDADDGHTEIMPLWTPPTPPQDDNDIYIDSVMMLMYDTSPMPESKLPPIYVRKEHKRLKMDPSAARKKKKGHGETVTHPRSLFEKASMLKVRREVKDQKKNFSLKQQAPFAKPLPSLVKPAMEAGQDNPEWLISEDWALLQAVEQLLDLPLNLSIVSPAHTPNWDLVSDVVNSCSRIYRSPKQCRNRYENVIIPREEGKLVYEANPKKKTKSIYKSKNSRPLRTYQIYTQDDNANHMQLYNSRFELMKIIASKRSPPIKPLLGMNPFQKNPKHASVLAESGISYDKPLPPIQVASQRAERIAKEKKALAEQQKAQQLAQQQQTGTPQTQAVPGQAQAAAAGQAQAQVAQTATVTGAAAVPNAAILAGAIKNATVGTTIQAATVGGNVIVNTVAGVPPSPFQANKRLASPVIPGTLSPASAAGAQVVHAQQRTVTAAAAPAEVVTIATGQGVRAVTPVTASAVVSTTLSPVQSQTRPLVTQVTPATGMQLSQGKPLTPAHLQMLRQQHLQQQQQQQQAASPQMKAVSKPQMQKHKLQLQQQQQQVAAAVAAAQGQQAAGTQQSAQVQPAQAAQATPQLAAVAATRPGAVLTGTTVQVARLTRVPTQVQSQAGQTAQVTLTKPPVVSVPAVVSSASVTTLPVTVAGISVAIGQPQKAGGPVLTPSFPQMQVQQLLQMKKQQQAAAVQAAAAAQQKAGQAQQGQATVQQKQVTVQAAQAAQQPQQKVTYATTTQLTPGIKTQFFTASLTQAQKSAGTQQIQVAKLPQIVQQQSTVANIQQIVSSPQQIQPQTVTLTQAATSAPAQVQMIPPGAAQVVQQKIIQQQVVTTAASPQIQTPPPHSPAQQQTAPSAAESPAQQPTKGQARQGGIRAKTPAKPSGGSG, from the exons ATGCACCATGGAAGTGGATCACACAATATGCAACGACACCTCCAGAGATCCAAGTCTGTCAGTGGGTCTGAAgcagaggaacagcagcagcagcagccaaacaTGGCAGCAACGCAACAGCAAGCTACAGTTAACCACCCTCAGTCACCTGTGACAACATTTTCCTCATCTGCCAGCCCCTCAGCCCCCCAATCACCCAATTATCAGATAATCATGAGTCGTAGCCCAGTCACTGGCCAGAATGTGAACATCACTTTACAAAATGTTGGCCAGATGGTGACTGGTAACCAGCAAATCACCCTAACCCCACTCCCTATCCAGAACCCAGCATCCCCCGGCTTCCAGCATACTACACCTCAGTGGAGGTTTGAGCATGCCCCGTCCTCCTACATCCAGGTCACCTCACCTGTTCCCCAACCAATGCAGCCCCAAAGTCCCACCCAGCATAGTCCAGTTCCCCTGCAAGGTGTTACAAGGGCAGGAGCACCTACTGCAACACtgggtgtgtgtggacagagtcCAACACGATTTGTTGAAGCTGGTATGTTAGTGCGACAAATCAGTTTAAGCAGTCCCTCGGCAAGTGGCCACTTTGTTTACCAAGAGGGAACGGGACTGACCCAGATTGCCCCAGCCACACCTGGCCAGGTACAGCTGGCCTCTGCTGGAGCACCAGGCTCTGTGAGGGAACGTCGACTCTCTCAGCCCCACTCACAGACTGGAGGCACCATTCACCACCTTGGGCCTCAAAGTCCAGTGGCCACTGGTGCCACACTCCCCACTCTGGGCAGCCCTGGCCACATCACCACTTCCAACCTACCTCCGCAAATCAGCAGTATCATTCAAGGACAACTGGCACGGCCTATGATATTTGAGAAGACGCAACAGGGTGTGGTAGGTGGAGTAGGAACCACCACCACTGCAACTTTCACTATACCCTCCTCCAATCCACCGTCTAGCCCTTCCTTGACCAGTCCATCTCAAGGGATGTCCAGCAACCCTCTTGCACTCACCAGCATTGCAGTAGGCACTGTGAAAAAACACGCTCCCAGGAAGTTAGAGGAAATTTCTCCTTCCACACCAGAGATTGCCCAGCTGAGAAAACAGTGCTTGGAGCACCACAATAAGAAGATGGAGAGTTTAAAGGAAGTGTTCAAAGAATATCTGATTGAGCTTTTCTTTCTGCAGCACCTCCAAGGGAACATGATGGACTATTTGGCTTTTAAGAAGAAGCCATGTGTTCCCTTGTATACTTACTTGAGACAGAATGACTTGGACAttgaagatgaagaggaagaagaagaacagtcTGAGGTCATTAATGATGAG GTGAAGGTTGTTACAGGAAAGGATGGCCAAGCAGTAACACcagttgccatagcaacacagCTTCCCCCCAATGTTTCTGCAGCTTTTTCTGTCCAGCAGCAGTTTCAG GGACATCAAGGGGCTCCTGGCACTATCACAAACCCTGGAGATATGGATGCCTTTAAGAGGCAACAGGCAATGGTGCAAGCAG GCGGGATGCCGCCTACTCCTCCAGTGGTCCAGATTGCAGGACAGAAGCAGACTCAACCGCAGTACGATCCTTCCAAAGGACCTCCAGTGCAGAATGCAGCCAGCCTGCACACCCCTCCACCCCAGCTGCCCAGCAGGTTGCCCCAAGTTGGCCTCCCTATGGCAGGGCTGCCCATGACACTCTCTCAGCAGGCTCAGTTGGTGGAGAATACGACTCAAGCTTGTGGCCAGCTTCAGCCACAGGTGAAGATCCAGGCAAGTGGTCCTGTCCTGGCTACAGTAAACCCACATGCACAGCTCCAGGCccaactgcagcagcagatgcagccAGGTCTTCATCTTCAGCTGCAACCCCAGCAGCAACAACCACAGGCCATTCTACAGACAGGACAAGCA ACGGTGGCACTTGCTCGCCCAGGTGCAGAGTCCAACCAGCCAGTTCAGAGGATTATGACCAACTCAATATCCATGACGTCTATTCCACCTGCTCCCCTCTCTACTACCAACTGTGTTACAACCCCCCATACTGCAACTCCTCTCCGTCCTCTTGCCTCTAACATCAACCCAAGCACCCAGTCCAAACTAACAGGCACCAATGGTATTACCACTGTTAAAACCAGTGGCTTTCCACCTTTGCAGTCCTCACAGGAGGGTTCTCAGGAAAAGCAAGTTGAACAAGCCAAACTC GAGAGTCAAGTTCATCAGCGTATCTCTGAGCTGAGGAAGGAGGGCCAGTGGTCAGCCAGTAGACTCCCCAAGCTTGTGGAAGCCTCGCGTCCAAAGTCCCACTGGGACTATCTCCTGGAGGAGATGCAGTGGATGGCAGCTGACTTTGCCCAGGAGAGAAGATGGAAAGAGGCTGCTGCTAAGAAG ctTGTTCGCACATGTGCCCGTCATCATCAagagcagaagaaaaatgaagagaggtcaaagaaagaaagggaaatacaTCTTCGGCACATTGCCAGCACAATTGCCAGAGAGGTGGAATTTTTTTGGTCAAACATTGAGCAg GTTGTGGAAATAAAACTCCAGTTTGAAATTTATGAAAAGAGGCTCAAAGCACTCAGCTTACAAAAAGCCTTAGCCAAAG TACCCAGTCAGTCAACAGCCACCATTAAAGAG GAGGTGGTCACTtcaaacagaaagagaaaatcaAGTTTGTCCTTGTTTGGTGTAGACG gCTGCGATGAAGAGAGCACCATAGAGGAACAGGAGGCAATGGAAGGGGAAACGGACCACAAATCAGAATTGGTTGACCTTGCAAGAAATG CCGAGATGCCTCTTGATGCTTTGATGAAGCAGTATGCCGGTGCTTATGTTGATGGCTTTCAGTGGCCTCAGCCGAGTCATcatagtgatgatgatggcaTGCAAGAGACTGAAG cagtgGAGAGTCCTTTGCGGAGTCCCCCTGAAGCAGTGAGGATTGACTCGCTGCTAAGCGTGGACCAATACCGCGGTGTTGACAAAGCTAGTTCCTGTGACACCAGTGGGAAGCCTGCCAGAGACATAGCTGAAGTGGCTGCTGCAACAGAACTCATCCTGCCCAAGGGCAGCTTCAGGACCACTTCTTCA TCCCGCAGCTCAGCTCCTTTTCTACTGCATGGAGCACTGCGAGAGTATCAGCAAATTGGTGTCGACTGGCTGGTAAACCTTCACAAGAAACACCTCAATGGCATTCTGGCAGATGAGACTGGACTTGGCAAGACTGTACAGACGGTAGCCTACATGGCTCACTTAGCTGGTCAAGAGG GAATCTGGGGACCCCACCTTGTTGTTGTGAGGACATGCAAGTTGCTAAATTGGGAGGTGGAGTTCAAGCGCTGGTGCCCTGGACTAAAGATCCTCCTGTACCTTGGCAACAAGAGGGAGCGCAGATCTAAGAGAATG TGGTGGGGTGAAGCCAACAGTTTCCACGTATGTGTGACATCCTACAAACTGCTGATGAAAGACCAGAGCCATTTCCTTAAGAGGAGGTGGAAGCACTTGGTCTTGGATGAGGTGCAGCTcataaaaaacatgactgagaaaCACTGGGAAACAGTTTTTGCTCTCAGAAG TGAGCAGAGGATTCTTCTCATCAACACTCCTCTACAGAATACTCTAAAGGAGCTGTGGACTATGATCCACTTTCTTTTGCCAGGAATCACCCGGCCATATGCTGACTTCCCTGTTAAGGCAGGCACAGACCAGAACCAGGACTACTGCCACAAACTGGTCATCCGCCTGCACAGG GTGATCCAGCCTTTCATTTTGAGACGCTCCAAAAGGGACGTGGAAAAACAGCTGCCCAAGAAGTATGAGCACATCCTCAAGTGCCGTCTCTCTAACAGACAGAAGTATCTTTACGAGGATATCCTCACCCAACCAGG aGCTCAGGAAGCACTGAAGACTGGCCATTTTGTGAGTGTTCTTCAGGTCTTGATGCAGTTGCAGCGAGTGTGTAACCACCCTCAGCTGGTGGCACCCAGAGAAAGCAGCAGCTCCTATTTCTGCTCCGCTCTGCAGTACAATGTCCCATCTCTGGTGCTCGGAGCTCTTCAGAAAAACGCCACTGAG ACTGCAAACATGTCCATATTTAATCTGATTAATAATGAGAACACACTGACGAGGTATCAGACGGAGGAGGTGGTGCCCAAACTGAAGGTCACTCAGCAGCTCATAGAGGAGATATACACTGGTCCAGATCCACCAGCACGTCCTAAGCAATGCCCAATAAAACCTATGAG ATTATTCCAGCCAGTACAGTACGGGACAAAGCCCGAAGGTCGTACGGCGGCCATTCCAAGTGTAACAAATTCCTCTGTTACTACTAGTACCTCGGTCTCCACCACCAGCCAGTCAGCCCAGAGCAGAGGCAAATCTCCTGTCACTAATGCAACTACTACCACCACTTCTCATG CGGTTGGAACGGCTTCTCAGAGAGCCCAGACCACCCCtcctgtcagcagcagcagcagcaacactgccGCCTCCAGTGTAGCCTCATCTGGGAACAGTGGTGTTGGACAGCATGTGTTGGGGGCTGCCCCTGTGGCTTTGGGCCAGACCTTAGCTGGCACAGTTGTGGGATCCATGGCTCCCATCAGCCAGCCTGGATTAGCACAGGTTCCCAGGCCAGCTCTAGCCCCCAGCCATGCCATCCAGCCAAGCTTACTATCCCAGAGGCTGGTTCTTACATCCCAGGCCCAGGCACGGTTGCCTA GTGGCGATGTGGTGAAGATAGCTCAGCTGGCTAACATAACCGGCAGTCAGAATCGCATCTCCCAGCCAGAGACGCCCGTGACTTTGCAGTTTCAGGGAAACAAGTTCACTTTGTCGCCCAGCCAGCTTCGCCAGCTCACCACTGGACAGCCTTTGCAGCTCCAAGGTACACTCG GAAACATCTTGCAGATTGTATCGGCTCCAGGTCAGCAGATCATTAGGCCCCAGGGATCCATGGTGATGCAAACAATACCACAAGCTATTCCTGCTTCCAATGCTTCATCATCACCTGGCGCACCTCATGCTGCAATGACAACAGCACAACAAG catTGGGGGGGACAACAAATGCAAATTCTGCCCCCAACAAGGTCACAACTGCAGCTCACGCTGGTTCTCAC GTTTCCTCAGAAGAAAAGACTCAGCAGTTAAAGGAGCGCTTGAGTCGTCTGTTTGAAGCAAATGAGCGACGCTGTAGTCGCAGAGTATTGTACGGCTCAGACCTGCTCCAGGCATGCACTTTGAGCTCAGAGCCTGGTCACCATTCGTTGATGTCAGGAGGCTGGAGGTGGGTGGGCAGAGAGAGCTGCCTCAGGGCTCAGAGAACCTGTGTGGCTACCACCTCGACACTGCAGtccactctgctctctgtggagGATCGCTTGGAGGCGGCCAACAGCCTAATCAAAAG GCTGGTTTGTGTGGTGCCTCCAGCTGTAGCACAACCTCCTCACCTGTATGCAGCCAATCCCCCGGTTTCCTACAGCCTTGGGCAGAAGTCCCTTCAGCGTCGGTTACAAGCCGCCTCTGCACCCCACAGTGCTGACATCCATCACTTGACACCCCAACGTCTCTTCCATTTTCCTGATCTGCAGCTAATGCAAATGGACTCAG GTAAACTGGAAGCACTTGCCATTCTGCTGCAGAAGCTTCGGTCAGAGAGCCGCCGTGTCCTCATCCTAACACAGATGGTGAAGATGCTTGACATCCTGGAGGCCTTCCTAGATTACAGACAGCTCACATATGTGCGGCTTGATGAAAGCTTTACTCCTAATGAACGACAG GAGAATATGAAGAAGTTTAACAAGAACAGGCAGGTTTTCTGCAGCATCCTGACTAACCGCTGCTGCTCTGCAGTCGGGACTGTGTTTGATGCCGATACCATCATCTTCTATGACACAGACCTCAATCCCAGCATGGACGCCCGCACCCAGGAGTGGTGTGACAAAATAGGCCGTTCCAaggacatacatatatacag GTTGGAGAGTGGAAACTCCATCGAAGAGAAGTTGCTGAAGAATGGCACCAAGGACTTGATCAGAGAGGTTGCTGCCCAGGGCATGGACTACACCTTGGCCTTCCTCACACAA CGGACAATCCAGGATCTGTTTGAGGTGGAGGCAGGATCAGGGGAGAAAGTGGAAGAGTTTGTGGTTCTTCACCAAGAGCCATCAGCCTCTGAGGCCATTTCCCCCAGAGTGGCTCGACCCTACATCCAGGCTCTCCACAGCATAAACCTGGATGCTTTGCCAGAGGACaaggagcagcaacagcagaaggaggaggagacgttAGCGGGCAAAGAATTAGCAGAGGATAGTCAGGAAACAGAGAGCCAAACTAAAGAGGAGCCTGCTCAGATTGAAGAGTTAAATGCAGTCATGGAACAG CTCACACCAATCGAGAGGTATGCCCTCCATTACCTGGAGTATCTCCacatcagtgatgatgaaacTGCTCTTAAG GAGCGGTTGGAGTGCTCTAAGAAAGGCtgggagctgcagcagctgcagaagcttagggaggaggaagaggagcggcAGTTGATGGAGGGAGATGATCTTTTCACCTACACCAGAGAGGATGCCTACAACATG GAGTATGTATTTGATGCAGATGATGGTCATACAGAAATCATGCCG CTCTGGACTCCCCCGACACCACCACAGGACGACAATGACATTTACATTGACTCTGTAATGATGCTGATGTATGACACCTCACCCATGCCAGAGTCCAAACTGCCTCCTATCTACGTCCGCAAGGAACACAAGAGACTCAAGATGGACCCATCAG cagccagaaagaagaagaaaggtcATGGGGAGACGGTCACTCATCCACGGTCCCTTTTCGAAAAGGCCAGCATGCTGAAAGTTCGCCGCGAGGTCAAGGACCAGAAAAAGAACTTCTCCCTCAAACAACAGGCACCTTTTGCCAAGCCCTTACCTTCACTTGTTAAACCGGCCATGGAGGCTGGCCAGGACAACCCTGAGTGGCTCATCAGTGAGGACTGGGCTCTGCTTCAG GCTGTGGAGCAGCTACTGGATCTGCCACTGAACCTGTCAATCGTGTCACCCGCCCACACTCCTAACTGGGATCTGGTCAGTGATGTGGTGAACTCCTGCAGCCGCATCTACCGCTCGCCAAAGCAGTGCCGCAACCGCTATGAGAATGTCATTATTCCCAGAGAAGAGGGCAAG TTGGTGTATGAGGCAAACCCCAAGAAGAAAACCAAGAGCATATACAAG tcCAAGAACAGTCGTCCTCTAAGAACCTATCAGATCTACACACAGGATGACAATGCCAACCACATGCAGCTCTACAACAGTCGCTTTGAACTCATGAAGATCATTGCCAGCAAGAGGAGTCCACCAATAAAACCACT GCTCGGAATGAATCCGTTCCAGAAGAATCCCAAGCATGCATCCGTCTTGGCAGAAag TGGGATCAGCTACGACAAGCCCCTACCACCCATCCAGGTTGCATCTCAACGTGCTGAAAGAATTGCAAAGGAGAAGAAG GCCCTTGCAGAGCAGCAGAAGGCTCAGCAGTtggcccagcagcagcagactggaACTCCTCAGACTCAGGCAGTGCCCGGCCAAGcccaggctgctgctgcaggccaGGCCCAGGCTCAGGTCGCACAGACTGCTACGGTGACCGGAGCCGCTGCTGTTCCTAATGCAGCTATTCTG GCCGGTGCTATTAAAAATGCCACTGTAGGCACGACCATCCAGGCTG CCACTGTAGGGGGAAATGTGATTGTGAACACTGTGGCTGGCGTTCCTCCAAGTCCCTTCCAGGCCAACAAACGCCTGGCATCTCCAGTCATACCAGGCACCCTGTCT CCTGCCAGTGCTGCTGGAGCTCAGGTGGTCCACGCCCAACAGAGGACCGTCACGGCTGCTGCTGCGCCTGCCGAAGTGGTCACCATAGCTACAGGCCAGGGTGTCCGAGCGGTTACCCCAGTAACGGCCTCTGCAGTCGTTTCTACCACCCTGAGCCCGGTGCAGTCCCAGACTCGCCCACTAGTCACTCAGGTCACACCAG CCACAGGTATGCAGCTGTCACAGGGAAAGCCTCTCACTCCCGCCCACCTGCAGATGCTCCGACAGCAACACttgcagcaacaacagcagcagcagcaggctgctTCCCCACAAATGAAAGCAGTAAGCAAACCTCAG ATGCAAAAGCATAaactgcagctccagcagcagcagcagcaggtggctgCAGCAGTAGCCGCAGCCCAGGGTCAACAGGCTGCAGGGACTCAGCAGAGCGCACAGGTGCAGCCCGCGCAGGCGGCTCAAGCCACTCCCCAGCTAGCCGCCGTGGCAGCAACCAGACCGGGAGCGGTGCTCACTGGCACCACGGTGCAGGTGGCCAGACTG ACACGAGTGCCCACTCAGGTTCAGTCCCAGGCCGGACAGACAGCCCAAGTCACCCTCACGAAGCCTCCTGTGGTCTCTGTGCCAGCTGTGGTGTCGTCTGCCAGTGTCACCACTCTGCCAGTCACGGTGGCAGGCATTAGTGTGGCCATAGGTCAGCCCCAGAAAGCAG GTGGGCCGGTGCTGACGCCGTCCTTCCCACAGATGCAGGTCCAGCAGCTGCTTCAgatgaagaagcagcagcaggcagcagcgGTGCAGGCCGCGGCCGCTGCCCAGCAGAAAGCGGGTCAGGCGCAGCAAGGACAGGCCACTGTCCAGCAGAAG CAGGTGACTGTGCAGGCAGCACAGGCGGCTCAGCAGCCGCAGCAGAAGGTGACCTACGCTACCACTACCCAACTCACGCCGGGCATTAAGACCCAGTTCTTCACTGCATCCTTAACCCAGGCTCAGAAATCTGCCGGAACCCAACAAATCCAG GTGGCTAAGCTCCCACAAATAGTGCAGCAACAATCAACTGTGGCCAATATCCAGCAAATTGTGTCTTCTCCTCAGCAG atccAGCCTCAGACTGTGACTCTGACGCAGGCGGCCACATCGGCGCCCGCTCAGGTGCAGATGATTCCCCCCGGTGCAGCCCAGGTGGTCCAGCAGAAGATCATCCAGCAGCAGGTTGTGACCACAGCCGCCTCGCCACAGATCCAGACGCCTCCTCCCCACAGCCCCGCCCAGCAGCAAACGGCGCCCTCCGCTGCCGAGTCCCCGGCGCAGCAGCCCACCAAGGGTCAAGCTCGCCAGGGAGGCATCCGAGCCAAAACTCCTGCCAAACCCAGCGGCGGGAGCGGCTAA